The window AAACCAGCTTTATATCCAAAAGAACGAAAAATTATTTCAAAAAACGCAATAATTATTGTCTTCCTTTTCCTTATTGGATGCTTGTTTGCATATTATATAATTACCCCACTAAGTGTTATTTTCCTAGGCAATTACAAAGTTAGCGAACTAGTAAGCAACACAATTTCGCTAAATTCTTACATTAGCGTATTTAACAGCACACTTTTTCTAACTGGACTATTATTTGAATTACCAATTTTGCTATTAGTAATCTCGCGTTTGGGTTTAGTTTCGGCTGAAACATTACGTAAATACAGAAAACATTCAATTGTGGCTTGCCTAATTGTTTCTGCAATTATAACTCCAACCACCGACCCTTTTACAATGACAATCATTGCTATACCTATTTATTTGCTTTATGAAATAAGCATTTTTTCTATTAACAAAAAAAGTAAAAAATGGCAGCAAAAATAAAATTAAATATTGTCGCTTACGAAAACATTAATGTAATCGCATTTTGCGCCCCAATGCCAGATTTTAGATTTATTTGGCATTTAAATAAAAAATTGTCTTTAAATTTTATACAAACTACGCCTTTGGATTTTTACAGCAATAAATTAAAGCAAGAAATATCCTATTCTGTTTTCAAAAGCAGCGATCATCCGGAAATACTTTTTGTAAGCAATAGAAACACTAATTCAACTCTTATCGAAAGCCTGAATACCATTGATTTTTTCCTTATCTTCCAGAATGTTGATGACAAAGAAATTGATGATTGGCTAAAAGAAATAAAATCTATAAAAGGCGTTACAATAGCTTTAAAACTTGAAGAAAAATATAATGATACGTTTCAAAATGTTTTGTCTGAAATTGAATACAAGGAATTGAAAATAAAAATTGAAAACAAGAAAAAAAATAGAGGTTTTTAAAAATTAAATGCTGCTTTTCTCACAGCCCGTCCCGCTCACATAAAACATTGATAATCAAGAAGTTATAAAACGCGACCATTCTACATAATACATTGGTAATCAACTAGTTACACTTTTATATTTTCTCTTGTTTTTTTATTATATTTGTTAAAATTTTACAATAAAAAACATACAACTATGAAAAAAAATTTTTTATTTATTATTGGCTTTATGCTATGTGGAATAATAAATGCACAGAGTAATTACGGCATTAAAATAGCTGGCACAGAACTTACCAGCGACAATGCAGGAGCCATAAACAACACAAATTTTCCGAACCTCATACTTAATGAAGGTACTATTTCTTACGACAGTAGTACAAAGACTATTACATTAAACGAAGTAAATGCTAATATAAAACCTGGGAATATTCATAGCCCTTCAAATCTTCTATATATTACAGAACTAGCTGATGATGCTGAATATAAAATCAATTCCATCGGCAACAATGTTATAACTTGCGATTCATTCCCTATTATTACATCTCGAAGTCTTATAATTGAAGGCAGCGGTTCGCTAAAAATTACAGTAAACCATGCTTTGGGAATTAATGTTTATAACAATAGCACGCTTAGCATAAAAAACACCACATTAGAAGTTATAGGTAGTTCGTGTGGAGTTGATATTATAGGTAGTTCTAGTGCTATAGGTATTCATGAAACTGATGACACGCTAATAATAGAAAACTCTTATGTGAAAATCACCGGCAACTATGCTAATAGCAGTATATGTAATTTTAAAAACATTACCCTTAACAATTGTGTTATTGTTGAGCCTGTAGGTGCAGTAATTGGCGATTATGGTGCTAACAAGCAAGCAATAATGTTAAATGGGGAGGTTGCATCAAATATTGTGATAGAGCCTATTACAAGTTACGGCATTAAAATAGCTGGCACAGATCTTACTAACGTTAATGCAGGAACTATAAACAACGTTAGCTTTCCAAATCTTGAGCTTACAAGCGGTACAATCACTTATAACCATAATACAAAGACTTTTACACTAGATGGAGTAAACGCTGATGTAAGTTCAGGAAATGGAAATTTTCTATATATTACAGAACTCGCTGAAGAAGCTAAATATAAAATTAATCTCATAGGTACTAATATTATAAATACCTCAGATGCTTCTATTAGGACATATCGCAA of the Bacteroidales bacterium genome contains:
- the tatC gene encoding twin-arginine translocase subunit TatC; amino-acid sequence: MDDDNLNFWEHLQELRKYIIRSVLFFFILFIVAFLFREILFDKFLLALLDEDFITYRVLKKLFHFIGVSDSESINAGFKLINFKLSGQFLAHISISAVAAAIITLPFLIYQMWLFIKPALYPKERKIISKNAIIIVFLFLIGCLFAYYIITPLSVIFLGNYKVSELVSNTISLNSYISVFNSTLFLTGLLFELPILLLVISRLGLVSAETLRKYRKHSIVACLIVSAIITPTTDPFTMTIIAIPIYLLYEISIFSINKKSKKWQQK
- a CDS encoding IPExxxVDY family protein, whose product is MAAKIKLNIVAYENINVIAFCAPMPDFRFIWHLNKKLSLNFIQTTPLDFYSNKLKQEISYSVFKSSDHPEILFVSNRNTNSTLIESLNTIDFFLIFQNVDDKEIDDWLKEIKSIKGVTIALKLEEKYNDTFQNVLSEIEYKELKIKIENKKKNRGF